One Bos taurus isolate L1 Dominette 01449 registration number 42190680 breed Hereford chromosome 3, ARS-UCD2.0, whole genome shotgun sequence DNA window includes the following coding sequences:
- the GPR88 gene encoding G protein-coupled receptor 88, translating to MTNSSTSTSSTTGGSLLLLCEEEESWAGRRIPVSLLYSGLAIGGTLANGMVIYLVSSFRKLQTTSNAFIVNGCAADLSVCALWMPQEAVLGLLPAGSVEPPGDWDGAGGSYRLLRGGLLGLGLTVSLLSHCLVALNRYLLITRAPATYQALYQRRHTAGMLALSWALALGLVLLLPPWAPRPGAAPPRVHYPALLAAGALLAQTALLLHCYLGIVRRVRVSVKRVSVLNFHLLHQLPGCAAAAAAFPGAPHAPGPGGAQLPAQAQPLPAALHPRRAQRRLSGLSVLLLCCVFLLATQPLVWVSLASGFSLPVPWGVQAASWLLCCALSALNPLLYTWRNEEFRRSVRSVLPGIGDAAAAAAAATAVPAVSQAQLGTRAAGQHW from the coding sequence ATGACCAACTCTTCCACGTCCACCTCCTCCACCACCGGGGGatcgctgctgctgctctgcGAGGAAGAGGAGTCGTGGGCGGGCCGACGCATCCCCGTGTCCCTCCTGTACTCGGGGCTGGCCATCGGGGGCACGCTGGCCAACGGCATGGTCATCTATCTCGTGTCGTCCTTCCGAAAGCTTCAGACGACCAGCAACGCTTTCATCGTGAACGGTTGCGCCGCCGATCTCAGCGTCTGCGCCCTCTGGATGCCGCAGGAGGCGGTGCTCGGGCTCCTGCCCGCGGGCTCCGTTGAGCCCCCCGGGGATTGGGACGGCGCCGGGGGCAGCTACCGCCTGCTGCGGGGCGGGCTGCTGGGCCTCGGGCTCACCGTGTCCCTCTTGTCCCACTGCCTGGTGGCCCTGAACCGCTACCTGCTCATCACCCGGGCGCCCGCCACCTACCAGGCGCTGTACCAGCGGCGCCACACGGCGGGCATGCTGGCGCTGTCCTGGGCGCTAGCCCTGGGCCTCGTGCTGCTGCTCCCGCCCTGGGCGCCGCGTCCGGGCGCCGCGCCCCCGCGCGTCCACTACCCGGCGCTGCTGGCCGCCGGGGCGCTGTTGGCGCAGACGGCGCTGCTGCTGCACTGCTACCTGGGCATCGTGCGCCGCGTGCGCGTCAGCGTCAAGCGGGTCAGCGTCCTCAACTTCCACCTGCTGCACCAGCTGCCCGgctgcgccgccgccgccgccgccttccCGGGCGCCCCGCACGCGCCGGGCCCGGGTGGTGCTCAGCTCCCGGCGCAGGCTCAGCCCCTGCCCGCGGCGTTGCACCCGCGGCGGGCGCAGCGGCGTCTCAGCGGCCTGTCGGTGCTGCTGCTCTGCTGCGTCTTCCTGCTGGCCACGCAGCCGCTGGTGTGGGTGAGCCTGGCCAGCGGCTTCTCGCTGCCCGTGCCCTGGGGCGTGCAGGCGGCCAGTTGGCTCCTGTGCTGTGCCCTGTCCGCGCTCAACCCGCTACTCTACACGTGGAGGAACGAAGAGTTCCGCCGCTCCGTGCGCTCTGTCCTGCCTGGCATCGGCGACGCGGCGgccgctgctgccgccgccacGGCCGTGCCCGCGGTGTCCCAAGCTCAGCTGGGCACTCGCGCCGCCGGCCAGCACTGGTGA